One window from the genome of Candidatus Hydrogenedentota bacterium encodes:
- a CDS encoding DUF429 domain-containing protein, whose translation MTTVLALDAAWTDKQPTGVALLVGEGCHWRCAALAPSYQSFLGLANGVAVDWNGTFHGSAPDIPALLSAAAQIANTQSVDVVAIDMPVATCPIKGRRISDDAVSKRFGGRKCGTHTPNSVRPGPLGAKLTRDFGGHGFKVATAEVAPGTSGCLIEVYPHPALLRLLDVDERVPYKAGKAGRYWKGTTVPERTRLLLEQFDRILCALGQHIGDIPLRLPRHPEVRCLAHLKKYEDALDALVSGWVAMRYLNGQAEPFGDGTSAIWVPKKGKVC comes from the coding sequence ATGACCACCGTACTTGCCCTTGATGCCGCATGGACCGACAAGCAACCGACAGGCGTTGCCCTTTTGGTTGGTGAGGGGTGCCATTGGCGGTGTGCGGCCCTGGCACCAAGCTATCAGAGTTTTCTGGGCCTTGCAAACGGCGTGGCGGTTGACTGGAATGGAACCTTTCACGGAAGCGCGCCTGACATCCCCGCCCTGCTTTCCGCCGCCGCACAAATCGCGAACACCCAAAGCGTGGATGTGGTCGCCATTGACATGCCGGTGGCCACCTGCCCAATAAAGGGCCGTAGAATCTCCGATGACGCCGTGTCGAAGAGGTTCGGGGGAAGAAAATGCGGAACCCACACGCCAAATTCGGTCCGGCCCGGTCCATTGGGGGCGAAGCTTACCCGTGATTTTGGCGGGCATGGATTTAAGGTGGCCACAGCCGAGGTGGCGCCCGGAACGTCCGGGTGCCTGATTGAGGTGTATCCGCACCCCGCGTTGCTTCGTCTGCTCGACGTGGACGAAAGAGTCCCCTATAAGGCAGGCAAGGCCGGCCGCTACTGGAAGGGAACAACGGTTCCCGAAAGAACGCGGTTGCTGCTGGAACAGTTTGACCGAATCCTGTGCGCCCTTGGGCAACACATCGGGGATATTCCGCTTCGCCTGCCCCGCCACCCCGAAGTGCGGTGTCTCGCCCACCTGAAAAAGTATGAGGACGCTCTGGACGCGCTGGTCAGTGGATGGGTCGCCATGAGGTACTTGAATGGACAGGCCGAGCCGTTCGGTGATGGCACTTCGGCGATATGGGTCCCCAAGAAGGGCAAAGTCTGCTGA
- a CDS encoding NADH:flavin oxidoreductase/NADH oxidase: MAGLFDSYSLKSVTLRNRIVVSPMCQYMAKDGLANDWHKVHYASMARGGAGLVIVEAAAVSPEGRITWGDMGLWNDDQAEVLSGIAAEIKAWGAVPGIQIAHAGRKASANRPWEGDNHIPEGQPNSWTTIAPSPIAFGGNLPRVPREMTLEDIRRVQADTVRAVERARDAGFEWMQMHFAHGYLAQNFFSPLSNRRTDAYGGSAENRARYLLETLVAVRKVWPLDRPLTVRLSVVEFFGDDGAMLREAVALLRRMKEEGLDFVDVSVGFNTPEARIPWAENFLVETAHEVLQQTGLPGTTSWYLSSEPEKADALIRGGKIDLVTLGRPFLVNPHWPYRAARELGIENPSWATLPAPYAHWVARYH, from the coding sequence ATGGCAGGTCTGTTCGATTCTTATTCACTGAAAAGCGTCACCCTGCGCAATCGGATTGTTGTGTCGCCGATGTGCCAATATATGGCCAAAGATGGTCTGGCGAATGACTGGCACAAAGTCCACTATGCCTCCATGGCGCGGGGCGGCGCAGGCCTGGTCATTGTGGAGGCCGCGGCGGTTTCACCGGAAGGGCGCATTACGTGGGGGGACATGGGCCTGTGGAATGACGACCAGGCCGAAGTGTTAAGCGGGATCGCGGCCGAAATCAAGGCCTGGGGCGCGGTTCCGGGAATTCAAATCGCCCATGCGGGGCGCAAGGCTTCGGCGAACCGTCCGTGGGAGGGTGACAATCACATTCCGGAGGGGCAGCCGAATTCCTGGACGACTATCGCGCCTTCGCCAATCGCCTTTGGCGGCAACCTGCCGCGTGTGCCGCGCGAGATGACGCTGGAAGACATTCGGCGGGTGCAGGCCGACACGGTGAGGGCCGTTGAACGCGCCCGTGACGCGGGTTTCGAGTGGATGCAGATGCATTTTGCGCATGGGTATCTGGCGCAGAACTTCTTCTCGCCCCTTTCGAACCGGCGCACCGACGCTTATGGCGGCAGCGCCGAAAACCGGGCGCGTTATCTTCTGGAAACGCTGGTGGCCGTGCGCAAAGTGTGGCCGCTGGATCGGCCGCTGACGGTCCGACTCAGTGTGGTGGAATTTTTCGGCGATGACGGGGCCATGCTGCGCGAAGCCGTCGCGCTGCTGCGCCGGATGAAGGAAGAGGGGCTGGATTTTGTGGACGTTTCGGTTGGTTTCAACACGCCGGAGGCGCGGATTCCATGGGCTGAAAACTTCCTGGTCGAAACGGCGCACGAGGTTTTACAGCAAACCGGCCTGCCGGGCACGACAAGCTGGTATCTTTCATCGGAGCCGGAGAAGGCCGATGCGTTGATTCGTGGGGGCAAAATAGACCTGGTTACGTTGGGGCGGCCCTTCTTGGTGAACCCGCATTGGCCCTATCGCGCAGCCAGGGAATTGGGGATCGAGAACCCATCGTGGGCGACGCTGCCCGCGCCTTACGCGCACTGGGTTGCGCGCTATCACTGA
- a CDS encoding archaeosortase/exosortase family protein produces the protein MRLHARINPALWVVVAQFAAFWPVWVWHARRLADPSDERWGVAALLMAAVLLWNRPHDPAQDRTPALWPLWIPLAAYLALHRHAPMLVQAGFAVLSLGFALRCWRPLPPAGWGLLALSLPVLPSLDFFLGYPMRVLTGHLAAVVLWCGGRPVGVEGAALRYGGQLILVDAPCSGLRMLWGGLFMALALAGLFGHGWRGTLKMVAAAAVLLVLANALRAAALFYPGAGLITLPAWGHEGVGLLLFAEMAGLLFWMARRGGRRTGPCAA, from the coding sequence ATGCGTCTCCACGCGCGCATAAACCCCGCCCTATGGGTGGTTGTGGCCCAGTTTGCGGCCTTCTGGCCCGTGTGGGTGTGGCATGCCCGCCGTCTGGCGGACCCCTCGGACGAGCGCTGGGGCGTCGCCGCCCTGCTCATGGCGGCGGTGCTGCTGTGGAACCGTCCCCATGATCCCGCACAGGACCGCACACCCGCGCTGTGGCCGCTCTGGATTCCCCTGGCGGCGTATTTGGCACTGCACCGCCACGCGCCGATGCTGGTTCAGGCCGGGTTCGCGGTGTTGTCCCTGGGGTTTGCGCTGCGGTGTTGGCGGCCCCTGCCGCCCGCCGGGTGGGGGCTGCTGGCGCTCTCATTGCCCGTGCTGCCGTCGCTGGACTTTTTCCTGGGCTATCCCATGCGTGTTTTGACGGGACACCTTGCGGCGGTGGTGCTTTGGTGCGGGGGCCGGCCGGTCGGTGTCGAGGGCGCCGCCCTGCGTTATGGCGGGCAACTGATTCTCGTGGACGCCCCGTGCAGCGGTTTGAGGATGCTTTGGGGCGGGCTCTTTATGGCGCTGGCGCTGGCCGGACTCTTCGGCCACGGCTGGCGGGGCACCCTGAAAATGGTGGCCGCAGCCGCCGTCCTGCTCGTGCTGGCGAACGCACTGCGGGCCGCCGCGCTGTTCTATCCCGGGGCGGGGCTCATCACCCTGCCCGCGTGGGGGCACGAGGGGGTGGGGCTCCTCCTTTTCGCGGAGATGGCGGGGCTGCTCTTCTGGATGGCCCGGCGCGGTGGAAGGAGGACCGGCCCATGCGCCGCGTGA